The following are encoded in a window of Geobacter metallireducens GS-15 genomic DNA:
- a CDS encoding rhodanese-like domain-containing protein, whose protein sequence is MVMKQIAIFPMIVLALAVTVLAAGYRDIKASEAKSLLAANKKVFLLDVRTPEEFGQGRLQGAVLIPINEVERRIGEIPRNRPVVVYCAVGSRSGLVAGFLSRKGYREVYNMADGIVGWYRNGLPILR, encoded by the coding sequence ATGGTCATGAAACAGATTGCCATCTTCCCGATGATCGTTCTGGCCCTGGCGGTCACGGTCCTGGCGGCCGGCTACCGCGACATCAAGGCCTCTGAGGCGAAGAGCCTCCTCGCCGCAAACAAGAAGGTCTTTCTCCTGGACGTTCGCACTCCCGAAGAATTCGGCCAGGGGCGGCTCCAGGGAGCGGTCCTGATACCCATCAACGAGGTGGAGCGCCGCATCGGCGAGATCCCCCGCAACCGGCCTGTCGTGGTTTACTGCGCCGTGGGCTCCCGCTCGGGGCTCGTGGCCGGTTTCCTCTCCCGGAAAGGGTACCGGGAGGTATACAACATGGCCGACGGCATCGTTGGCTGGTACCGCAACGGCTTACCCATTCTCCGCTGA
- a CDS encoding MBL fold metallo-hydrolase, with protein MTRRITILCDNTVGPIAGTIGEHGFSALVEWEGGALLFDTGRGEGLLPNAQRMNRDLRRVGTVALSHGHYDHTGGLWGLLSSCGGKEILAHPGIFARRYRVKDTGEALSIGIPYAEEFLRGQGARFSFSDQFREVGSGLFLTGEVPRTAPFERGDTGLFCDDAGCDADPIRDDQSLIVRTERGLVLLLGCCHAGLVNTIEWAREATGVAEIHAVIGGTHLGFCGQNQLDETVAALRGYGVRKILGSHCTGFAAAARLHQEFPGRFHPAHVGYTIEV; from the coding sequence ATGACCCGGAGGATCACCATCCTCTGCGACAACACCGTGGGCCCCATCGCCGGCACCATCGGCGAGCACGGCTTCTCCGCCCTGGTGGAGTGGGAGGGGGGCGCGCTCCTCTTCGACACCGGCCGGGGGGAGGGGCTCCTCCCCAATGCCCAGCGGATGAACCGGGACCTGCGCCGGGTGGGTACGGTGGCCCTCTCCCACGGCCACTATGACCACACCGGCGGGCTCTGGGGACTCCTCTCCTCCTGCGGGGGGAAAGAGATCCTGGCCCATCCGGGGATCTTTGCCCGGCGCTATCGCGTGAAGGACACCGGCGAAGCCCTTTCCATCGGCATTCCCTATGCCGAGGAGTTTCTTCGGGGCCAAGGGGCCCGCTTCTCCTTTTCGGACCAGTTCCGGGAGGTGGGGTCCGGCCTCTTTCTCACGGGGGAGGTGCCTCGCACCGCCCCCTTCGAGAGGGGGGACACGGGGCTCTTCTGTGACGATGCGGGGTGCGACGCGGACCCGATTCGCGACGACCAGTCCCTCATTGTCCGGACGGAGCGGGGGCTCGTGCTCCTTCTCGGATGCTGCCACGCGGGGCTCGTGAACACCATCGAGTGGGCCCGGGAGGCCACCGGCGTGGCCGAGATCCATGCCGTCATCGGCGGAACTCACCTCGGCTTCTGCGGCCAGAATCAGTTGGACGAGACGGTGGCGGCCCTCAGGGGGTATGGCGTGCGGAAGATCCTCGGGAGCCACTGCACCGGATTCGCCGCCGCGGCCCGGCTCCACCAGGAGTTCCCGGGCCGCTTCCATCCGGCCCACGTGGGATACACTATCGAAGTGTAA
- a CDS encoding YgaP family membrane protein → MYIDRMLRIIAGSFILISLLLANYHSINWLWFTAFVGLNLLQSGFTNWCPMITILEKLGVPRFPAECCRK, encoded by the coding sequence ATGTACATTGATCGCATGCTCAGAATCATCGCCGGGAGCTTCATCCTCATCTCGCTCCTCCTGGCCAACTACCACAGCATCAACTGGCTCTGGTTCACCGCCTTCGTGGGGCTGAACCTCCTCCAGTCGGGGTTCACCAACTGGTGCCCGATGATTACCATCCTGGAGAAACTGGGAGTGCCGCGCTTTCCCGCGGAATGCTGCCGTAAATGA
- a CDS encoding DUF302 domain-containing protein has protein sequence MELTTSYAFGKTVGMGYVEAVARVREELGKEGFGVLTEIDVTEKFREKLGRDFRDYIILGACNPAMAWEAFQRELNIGTLLPCNVCVYTDDDGKTVVMVMDPVAALGVIGNAELTEVAAAVRQKMERVLAAL, from the coding sequence ATGGAACTGACGACATCGTACGCATTCGGCAAGACGGTCGGGATGGGCTACGTCGAGGCCGTGGCCCGGGTCCGGGAGGAACTGGGGAAGGAAGGGTTCGGCGTCCTCACCGAGATCGACGTGACCGAGAAGTTCCGGGAGAAACTGGGCCGCGACTTCCGGGATTACATTATCCTCGGGGCCTGCAACCCGGCCATGGCCTGGGAGGCCTTCCAGCGGGAGCTGAACATCGGGACGCTCCTCCCCTGCAACGTCTGCGTCTACACCGACGACGACGGAAAGACCGTCGTGATGGTCATGGACCCGGTGGCGGCCCTCGGCGTGATCGGCAACGCGGAGTTGACCGAAGTGGCCGCCGCCGTGCGGCAAAAGATGGAGCGGGTGCTGGCCGCCCTGTAG
- a CDS encoding C-GCAxxG-C-C family protein, which translates to MFWQKKQVTPADESVAEKVGIEAEGFYRSGKMHCAEAVLMAARNQFFPSVPEDVVGAASGFGGGSGVGCVCGAVAGGTMAFGFVLKDDKRKLKRVTKELHEWFKQEYGASCCRIATKNAKDRGGCAVLTGEVAKKMAELLAS; encoded by the coding sequence ATGTTCTGGCAGAAGAAACAAGTGACTCCCGCTGACGAGTCCGTGGCCGAGAAGGTGGGGATCGAGGCGGAGGGGTTCTACCGCTCCGGGAAGATGCACTGCGCCGAGGCGGTGCTTATGGCGGCCCGCAACCAGTTTTTCCCGTCGGTGCCCGAGGATGTCGTGGGGGCCGCGTCGGGCTTTGGCGGCGGTTCCGGCGTGGGATGCGTCTGCGGCGCCGTGGCCGGCGGCACCATGGCCTTCGGCTTTGTCCTCAAGGATGACAAGCGCAAGCTTAAGCGGGTCACGAAGGAGCTCCACGAGTGGTTCAAGCAGGAGTACGGCGCCTCCTGCTGCCGCATCGCCACGAAGAATGCCAAGGACAGGGGCGGGTGTGCCGTCCTGACGGGCGAGGTGGCGAAAAAGATGGCGGAACTTCTGGCGTCGTAG
- a CDS encoding efflux RND transporter permease subunit has protein sequence MEKLGVAGNIAKAFINSKLTPLIVLAALLLGVYAVLVTPREEEPQIVVPMIDVYLPMPGSTPKEVEERVVVPFEKVMWELPGVEYVYSMSRPGMGIVTVRFLVGEDMEKSLVKLYNKVMEKRTMLPPGAGEPMVVPKSIDDVPILTLTLWSDRYDSQTLRRLGRELCDELKKGTNVAETRITGGLSRQLSVRLDSARLAAYSLSPLQVMGAIQGGNARLSSGSFDAGNRELLVDTGGFIASADDARRLVVSARDGRPVYLSDVATVVDGPEEPRDYVSFGLGPAADHKGISGNRAESYPAVTLSVAKRKGANATWVAEDLLKRVEFLKGKLIPSDVQVTVTRNYGETAKEKNNELLFHMFLAAISVTILIAVFMGWRAGAVAAIAIPVTLALTMLVFNLIGYTLNRITLFALIFSIGILVDDAIVVVENIHRYFTTTRFKPLEAAIRAVDEIGNPTVLATFAVIASILPMGFVGGLMGPYMRPIPVGASMAMLLSMFIAFMVTPYFAYRLMKGESHFGSEAPAEESKLTAFYRKWMGRLIHDRKLRYGFLTGVVVLLLVACSLIYFKLVTVKMLPFDNKNELQVIIDAPEGTPLEETARMTAEMAEALRTVPEVTDFQTYVGTSAPFNFNGLVRHYYLRSGSNVADIQVNFVHKEERTDQSHALAKRIRPLLKAVADRHGARIKVAEVPPGPPVLSTLVTEVYGPDQATRLDIARKIKAIYQKVDGVVDTDWYVEDDQQKVTFAVDREKAALSGIAVADVAKTLRIALAGMDAGIMHLPAEKEPVPITLRLPVAQRSSVASLSSIYVPGPRGNVPLSQLVRVSTGIEDQTLYRKNLKSVVYVTGDVAGTIEAPVYAILKMQKEIDKIELPGGYRIEQRAATQPWSEERPGIKWDGEWHITYEVFRDLGLAFGAVMILIYLLVVAWFRDFTTPLVIMAPIPLTLIGILPGHALFGAFFTATSMIGFIALAGIIVRNSIILIDFAELKRREGLPLDEAIIEAGAVRFRPMLLTAAAVVVGSFVIVFDPIFQGLALAMMFGEIASTTLSRVTIPILYYMVEDWKERHRKGVSVS, from the coding sequence ATGGAAAAACTCGGCGTCGCCGGAAACATAGCGAAAGCGTTCATCAATTCGAAACTGACCCCCCTCATCGTACTGGCCGCGCTTCTGCTGGGGGTCTACGCAGTGCTCGTGACCCCCCGGGAGGAAGAGCCCCAGATCGTCGTGCCGATGATCGATGTGTATCTCCCCATGCCCGGCTCCACCCCAAAGGAGGTGGAGGAGCGGGTGGTAGTCCCCTTCGAGAAGGTCATGTGGGAGCTTCCGGGGGTGGAGTATGTCTACTCCATGAGTCGGCCGGGGATGGGGATCGTGACGGTACGCTTCCTGGTGGGCGAGGATATGGAGAAGTCCCTCGTCAAGCTCTACAACAAGGTGATGGAGAAGCGGACCATGCTTCCGCCGGGGGCGGGTGAGCCGATGGTCGTTCCGAAATCCATCGACGACGTCCCCATCCTGACCCTTACCCTCTGGTCCGACCGCTACGACAGCCAGACCCTGCGACGCCTCGGGCGCGAACTCTGCGACGAGCTGAAGAAGGGGACCAACGTGGCCGAGACCCGCATCACGGGCGGCCTCAGCCGGCAGCTCTCGGTCCGCCTCGACTCGGCCCGGCTCGCCGCCTACAGCCTCTCTCCCCTCCAGGTCATGGGCGCAATCCAGGGGGGGAATGCCCGGCTTTCCTCTGGCTCCTTCGACGCGGGGAACCGGGAGCTTCTCGTGGATACCGGCGGCTTCATCGCCAGTGCCGACGACGCCAGGCGCCTTGTGGTGAGCGCCCGCGACGGCCGTCCCGTCTACCTCTCCGACGTGGCAACCGTGGTGGACGGCCCTGAGGAGCCCAGGGACTACGTCTCCTTCGGCCTCGGGCCGGCAGCGGACCACAAGGGGATTTCCGGCAACCGGGCCGAGAGCTATCCTGCCGTCACTCTCTCCGTTGCCAAGCGGAAAGGGGCCAACGCCACCTGGGTGGCCGAGGACCTTCTGAAGCGGGTGGAATTCCTCAAGGGGAAGCTGATCCCCTCCGACGTGCAGGTGACGGTCACCCGCAACTACGGCGAGACGGCCAAGGAGAAGAACAACGAGCTCCTTTTCCACATGTTCCTGGCGGCCATCTCGGTCACGATCCTCATCGCCGTCTTCATGGGGTGGCGGGCCGGGGCCGTGGCGGCCATCGCCATCCCGGTGACCCTGGCCCTCACCATGCTGGTCTTCAATCTGATCGGCTATACGCTCAACCGGATCACCCTCTTTGCCCTCATCTTCTCCATCGGCATCCTGGTGGACGACGCCATTGTGGTGGTGGAGAACATCCACCGCTACTTCACCACGACGCGCTTCAAGCCCCTGGAGGCGGCCATCCGGGCCGTAGACGAGATCGGCAACCCCACGGTGCTCGCCACCTTCGCGGTCATCGCCTCCATCCTCCCCATGGGGTTCGTGGGGGGGCTCATGGGGCCGTACATGCGCCCGATCCCCGTGGGTGCCAGCATGGCGATGCTCCTCTCCATGTTCATCGCCTTCATGGTCACTCCCTACTTCGCCTACCGGCTCATGAAGGGGGAGTCCCACTTCGGGAGCGAGGCGCCGGCCGAGGAGTCGAAGCTTACCGCCTTCTACCGGAAGTGGATGGGGCGCCTGATCCATGACCGGAAGCTCCGCTACGGTTTCCTGACCGGGGTTGTGGTGCTCCTCCTGGTGGCCTGCTCCCTCATCTACTTCAAGCTCGTCACCGTGAAGATGCTCCCCTTCGACAACAAGAACGAGCTTCAGGTGATCATCGACGCCCCCGAGGGGACCCCCCTGGAGGAGACGGCCCGCATGACCGCCGAGATGGCCGAGGCGCTGCGCACCGTGCCCGAGGTGACCGACTTCCAGACCTACGTGGGGACCAGCGCCCCCTTCAACTTCAACGGCCTCGTGCGCCACTACTACCTGCGAAGCGGCTCCAACGTGGCCGACATCCAGGTGAATTTCGTCCACAAGGAAGAGCGCACGGACCAGTCCCACGCCCTGGCCAAGCGGATTCGCCCCCTTCTCAAGGCCGTGGCCGACCGCCACGGTGCCCGCATCAAGGTGGCCGAGGTGCCGCCGGGGCCGCCGGTCCTCTCGACCCTCGTCACCGAGGTCTACGGCCCCGACCAGGCGACCCGCCTCGACATCGCCCGGAAGATCAAGGCCATCTACCAGAAGGTGGACGGGGTGGTGGATACCGATTGGTATGTGGAGGACGACCAGCAGAAGGTCACCTTCGCCGTGGACCGGGAGAAGGCGGCCCTTTCCGGCATCGCTGTGGCGGACGTGGCGAAGACCCTGCGAATCGCCCTGGCGGGGATGGATGCGGGGATCATGCACCTGCCGGCGGAGAAGGAACCGGTCCCCATCACGTTGCGGCTCCCCGTGGCCCAGCGGAGCTCCGTGGCCTCCCTCTCCTCCATCTACGTTCCCGGCCCCCGGGGGAATGTCCCCCTGTCGCAGCTGGTGCGGGTCTCCACCGGCATCGAGGACCAGACCCTCTACCGGAAGAACCTGAAGAGCGTGGTCTACGTCACCGGCGACGTGGCCGGGACAATCGAGGCGCCGGTCTACGCCATCCTGAAGATGCAGAAGGAGATCGACAAGATAGAGCTTCCCGGAGGGTATCGCATCGAGCAGCGGGCCGCGACCCAGCCCTGGAGCGAGGAGCGCCCCGGCATCAAGTGGGACGGTGAGTGGCATATCACCTACGAGGTCTTCCGGGACCTGGGGCTCGCCTTCGGGGCGGTGATGATCCTCATCTACCTTCTCGTGGTGGCCTGGTTCCGGGACTTCACCACGCCGCTGGTCATCATGGCGCCGATTCCGCTCACCCTCATCGGCATCCTCCCGGGACACGCCCTGTTCGGCGCCTTCTTCACCGCCACGAGCATGATCGGCTTCATCGCCCTGGCCGGGATCATCGTGCGGAACTCCATCATCCTCATCGACTTTGCCGAGCTGAAGCGGCGGGAGGGATTGCCGCTCGACGAGGCCATCATCGAGGCGGGAGCGGTCCGGTTCCGCCCCATGCTCCTGACTGCGGCGGCGGTGGTGGTGGGGAGCTTCGTCATCGTCTTCGACCCCATCTTCCAGGGGCTCGCCCTGGCCATGATGTTCGGGGAGATCGCCTCTACGACCCTCTCTCGGGTGACTATCCCAATACTCTATTATATGGTTGAAGACTGGAAGGAGCGCCACCGGAAGGGTGTTTCCGTATCGTAG
- a CDS encoding efflux RND transporter periplasmic adaptor subunit, translating to MRMRTITVLLLFAAAVLTFYGCGGGKEGAEKREKPPVVTGIAVEKVAAVTVPEGIEAVGTVKARNAAVIAARIPGTVTGVFAVEGDRVGRGKVLVTLEATESTAQAAAASASAEEARRGLEEARARKRLADATFERYHNLFREEAVTRQELDNRRADKDVADQGVARAEARVAAAREGARAAGAVAGYTRITAPLTGVVTAKQVERGMTVFPGTPLLTVEEEGNYRLEVAVPESLVAKAKVGATVRVAVDGAGAAASGRIAEVVPAADPASRTFTAKVDIAGKGLKSGMFGRVLLSTGEKKGILVPRGAVLERGALTSVWVVDGRNIARMRLVKPGAVQGDRVEILTGLTEGERVVTSGMEKVVEGAEVR from the coding sequence ATGAGGATGCGGACAATCACCGTCCTTCTCCTTTTCGCCGCTGCCGTACTGACGTTTTACGGCTGCGGCGGGGGGAAGGAAGGAGCGGAGAAGAGAGAAAAACCCCCTGTCGTGACCGGGATCGCGGTGGAAAAGGTCGCCGCGGTGACGGTCCCCGAAGGGATTGAAGCGGTGGGGACGGTGAAGGCCCGCAATGCCGCGGTGATCGCCGCCCGCATCCCCGGTACCGTCACCGGCGTCTTTGCGGTCGAGGGGGATCGGGTCGGGCGGGGGAAGGTTCTCGTGACCCTGGAGGCCACGGAGAGCACGGCCCAGGCGGCGGCCGCATCGGCCTCGGCGGAGGAGGCAAGGCGTGGGCTGGAGGAGGCCCGGGCCCGCAAGCGTCTTGCCGACGCCACTTTTGAACGTTACCACAACCTTTTCAGGGAGGAGGCCGTTACGCGGCAGGAACTGGATAACCGGCGTGCCGACAAGGATGTGGCCGACCAGGGGGTTGCCCGGGCCGAGGCCAGAGTTGCCGCAGCGCGGGAAGGCGCCCGGGCCGCCGGTGCCGTTGCCGGCTACACCCGGATCACCGCACCCCTGACCGGGGTGGTCACGGCGAAACAGGTGGAGCGGGGGATGACGGTCTTCCCCGGCACGCCGCTTCTCACCGTTGAGGAGGAGGGGAACTACCGCCTTGAGGTGGCGGTTCCCGAGTCCCTGGTGGCCAAGGCCAAGGTGGGCGCCACGGTGCGGGTGGCCGTGGATGGCGCCGGTGCGGCTGCATCCGGACGCATCGCCGAGGTGGTTCCGGCCGCCGACCCGGCGAGCCGCACCTTCACCGCCAAGGTGGATATTGCCGGCAAGGGGCTGAAGTCGGGGATGTTCGGCCGGGTCCTTTTATCCACCGGGGAAAAGAAGGGGATCCTCGTGCCACGGGGGGCGGTGCTGGAGCGGGGCGCCCTCACCTCGGTCTGGGTGGTTGACGGGCGCAACATCGCCCGGATGCGGCTCGTGAAGCCCGGAGCGGTCCAAGGGGATCGGGTGGAGATCCTGACGGGGCTCACCGAGGGCGAGCGGGTCGTGACGAGCGGCATGGAGAAGGTTGTCGAAGGAGCGGAAGTCCGGTAG
- a CDS encoding TolC family protein — translation MKYFSAALLLLVLTPSFLLAAEPSVALNEALILALKQNHLVSGAAYEKEAAVEGAAASRSRYLPRIVAEEAFSASDLPTRVFMMKLDQGRFASSDFELGNLNTPSSYHDFRTALTLEQPLFDLGIGYGREMAEREAERMGYRFEGRREDVGFAVYGAYLGVQRAKAVLAAAEKDVEEAREHLRVATVRGHEGTGLKSDELRARTFLSEAEERTITALNDLKLAKMRLALAVGGGPGESLDIRGDVTGEAFRLNEDEIVRQAVANRRDLKGAEKGVERAAAAVGLARSAWFPTLYAAASVQMNDRDVPFGRDNDGWSAGVNLRWEVFDGMGRMHGAAKARAERDAAAQYLEQFRKEVDLQVRESILRRAEAGKRLEVARHALLAAEEGSRLVNKRFANGLATMVELLDAQSALSRARTGLVEREADHLLATARIYYTAGIFLKEMAP, via the coding sequence GTGAAGTATTTTTCCGCCGCTTTATTGTTACTGGTTCTTACCCCGTCGTTCCTGCTGGCTGCCGAACCCTCGGTGGCCCTTAACGAGGCCCTGATCCTGGCTCTGAAACAGAACCACCTGGTGAGCGGCGCCGCTTACGAGAAAGAGGCGGCGGTGGAGGGGGCGGCTGCGAGCCGCAGCCGGTACCTGCCCCGGATCGTGGCGGAAGAGGCGTTCAGCGCTTCGGACCTTCCCACCCGCGTTTTCATGATGAAACTGGACCAGGGGCGTTTTGCATCGAGCGACTTCGAACTCGGCAATCTGAACACTCCCTCTTCCTACCATGACTTCCGCACGGCGCTTACCCTGGAACAGCCCCTCTTCGACCTGGGGATCGGCTACGGTCGGGAGATGGCAGAGCGGGAGGCGGAGCGGATGGGGTACCGGTTCGAGGGGCGCCGTGAAGATGTGGGGTTCGCAGTTTATGGAGCCTATCTGGGAGTGCAGCGGGCAAAGGCTGTCCTGGCTGCCGCCGAGAAGGACGTGGAAGAGGCCCGGGAGCACCTGCGGGTGGCCACGGTCCGCGGCCATGAGGGAACCGGGCTCAAGTCCGACGAATTGCGGGCAAGAACCTTCCTTTCCGAGGCGGAGGAGCGGACCATCACCGCCCTCAACGACCTGAAGCTGGCCAAAATGCGCCTGGCCCTCGCCGTGGGAGGCGGACCCGGGGAATCCCTCGATATCCGCGGGGATGTGACGGGTGAGGCGTTCCGCTTGAACGAGGATGAGATCGTGCGCCAGGCCGTTGCCAACCGCCGGGACCTGAAGGGGGCCGAAAAGGGGGTGGAGCGGGCCGCGGCCGCCGTGGGGCTCGCCCGTAGCGCCTGGTTCCCCACGCTTTACGCCGCTGCGTCCGTGCAGATGAACGACAGGGATGTTCCCTTCGGTCGCGATAACGACGGGTGGAGCGCCGGGGTGAACCTGCGCTGGGAGGTCTTTGACGGCATGGGAAGGATGCACGGGGCGGCCAAGGCACGGGCCGAGCGGGACGCTGCCGCCCAGTACCTGGAGCAGTTCCGCAAGGAAGTGGACCTCCAGGTGCGGGAGAGCATTCTGCGCCGGGCCGAGGCGGGAAAACGGCTGGAGGTGGCGCGCCATGCGCTTCTGGCGGCCGAGGAGGGATCCCGGCTCGTGAACAAGCGCTTCGCCAACGGCCTCGCCACCATGGTGGAGCTTCTGGATGCCCAGTCGGCCCTCAGCCGGGCGAGGACCGGACTCGTGGAGCGAGAGGCCGACCACCTGCTGGCAACGGCCCGGATATATTACACCGCCGGCATATTCCTGAAGGAGATGGCACCATGA
- a CDS encoding DUF2062 domain-containing protein, which produces MLDKEKWKKNFRAILSLDSHPGHIAAGLAVGVFISFTPFFTFHTVLAIAAAFIFRLNKLTCITGAWVNTPFTVVPILAASYKLGRVVRGLPPQEFHFKGLHWAYLKSHAATLIVGTSLLGFAAALVSYALCYWLVVRFRKKDETLATLADEMEEVGEELE; this is translated from the coding sequence GTGCTGGACAAGGAAAAGTGGAAAAAGAACTTCAGGGCCATCCTCTCCCTCGACAGCCATCCGGGGCACATCGCCGCCGGCCTTGCCGTGGGGGTCTTCATCAGCTTCACCCCTTTCTTCACGTTCCACACGGTCCTGGCCATCGCGGCCGCCTTCATCTTCCGGCTCAACAAGCTCACCTGCATCACCGGCGCCTGGGTCAACACCCCCTTTACCGTGGTCCCCATCCTGGCGGCCAGCTACAAGCTGGGGCGGGTGGTCCGGGGACTCCCCCCCCAGGAGTTCCATTTCAAGGGGCTCCACTGGGCTTACCTGAAGAGCCACGCCGCCACCCTCATAGTGGGAACCTCCCTCCTCGGCTTTGCCGCCGCCCTCGTCTCCTACGCCCTCTGCTATTGGCTCGTGGTCCGCTTCCGGAAAAAGGATGAAACCCTTGCCACCCTTGCCGATGAGATGGAAGAGGTCGGCGAAGAGCTGGAATAG
- a CDS encoding inorganic phosphate transporter yields the protein MLDATLIMLVLVIGAALAFDYINGFHDTANAIATCVSTRALSVRAAIIMAAVLNFAGAMISTKVAATIGKGIVDAPNVTQMVVLAGILGAIVWDLITWYYGLPASSSHAIIGGLMGAVIAHAGTTALHWKGLEKIVLSLVLSPIVGTFLGFAVMVIMLWCFKSTSPYSINKHFRRLQVLSAAFMAFSHGTADAQKSMGVITMALVSYGALSSFVVPTWVKIACAVAMGLGTAAGGWRIIKTVGKDFVKLQPVHGFCVETASAGVILGASSIGMPVSTTHVITSAILGVGLSKRLTAVNWNVAGRIVVAWVLTIPASAIMAYVCYQVLNPILGK from the coding sequence ATGCTTGATGCCACGTTGATCATGCTCGTCCTGGTCATCGGAGCGGCGCTGGCGTTCGACTACATCAACGGCTTCCACGATACGGCAAATGCCATCGCCACCTGCGTCTCGACCCGGGCACTCTCCGTCAGGGCCGCCATTATCATGGCGGCGGTGCTGAACTTCGCCGGCGCCATGATCTCCACCAAGGTGGCCGCCACCATCGGCAAGGGGATCGTCGATGCGCCCAACGTTACCCAGATGGTGGTCCTGGCGGGGATCCTCGGCGCCATTGTCTGGGATTTGATCACCTGGTACTACGGACTCCCCGCCTCCTCCTCCCACGCCATCATCGGTGGACTCATGGGTGCGGTGATCGCCCATGCCGGCACGACGGCCCTCCACTGGAAAGGCCTCGAAAAGATCGTCCTCTCCCTGGTCCTTTCCCCCATCGTGGGAACCTTCCTCGGTTTCGCCGTCATGGTCATCATGCTCTGGTGTTTTAAAAGCACATCACCCTATTCCATTAATAAACACTTCCGGCGACTTCAGGTTCTCTCGGCGGCCTTCATGGCCTTCTCCCACGGCACCGCCGACGCCCAGAAGTCCATGGGGGTCATCACCATGGCGCTGGTGAGCTACGGAGCCCTCTCCTCCTTCGTTGTTCCCACCTGGGTGAAGATTGCCTGCGCCGTGGCCATGGGGCTCGGCACCGCCGCCGGCGGGTGGCGGATCATCAAGACCGTCGGCAAAGACTTCGTGAAGCTTCAGCCCGTTCACGGCTTCTGTGTCGAAACCGCCTCGGCCGGGGTCATTCTGGGGGCGTCATCCATCGGGATGCCGGTCAGTACTACTCACGTCATCACGTCCGCAATTCTCGGCGTTGGTCTCTCAAAGCGCCTCACAGCGGTCAACTGGAACGTGGCCGGGAGGATAGTCGTCGCCTGGGTCCTGACCATCCCGGCATCGGCGATCATGGCCTATGTCTGCTACCAGGTTCTCAATCCTATTCTTGGGAAGTGA
- a CDS encoding DUF47 domain-containing protein, whose amino-acid sequence MFGLIPKEEKFFALFKDMTANIIEGAKLLKDMIDNYDDPQGMQKRIKDVEHKGDHITHDIIQKLNKSFVTPLDREDIYALSAALDDILDLIDASSQRFIMYNVEKPTPEAKELAFIILKSCEAVAKAVAQLGGKFEHIAESCVEVNALENEADRVCREAISRLFDEEKDPIQLIKWKEIYETLERATDKCEDAANILESVVVKNA is encoded by the coding sequence ATGTTCGGCCTTATTCCGAAGGAAGAAAAATTTTTCGCCCTGTTCAAGGACATGACCGCCAATATCATCGAGGGGGCCAAGCTCCTCAAGGATATGATCGACAACTACGACGATCCCCAGGGGATGCAGAAGCGGATCAAGGACGTGGAGCACAAGGGTGACCACATAACCCACGACATCATCCAGAAACTCAACAAAAGCTTCGTTACCCCCCTGGACCGGGAAGACATCTATGCTCTCTCCGCTGCCCTGGACGATATCCTGGACCTGATTGACGCATCATCGCAGCGCTTCATCATGTACAACGTGGAGAAGCCGACCCCGGAGGCCAAGGAGCTCGCCTTCATCATCCTCAAGTCGTGCGAGGCGGTTGCCAAGGCGGTGGCCCAGCTCGGCGGCAAGTTCGAGCACATCGCCGAATCCTGCGTGGAGGTGAATGCCCTGGAGAACGAGGCTGACCGGGTCTGCCGCGAGGCCATCAGCCGCCTCTTCGACGAGGAGAAGGACCCGATCCAGCTCATCAAGTGGAAAGAGATCTACGAGACCCTGGAGCGGGCAACCGACAAGTGCGAGGACGCGGCCAACATTCTGGAAAGCGTGGTGGTGAAAAATGCTTGA